Proteins from one Setaria italica strain Yugu1 chromosome V, Setaria_italica_v2.0, whole genome shotgun sequence genomic window:
- the LOC101756780 gene encoding uncharacterized protein LOC101756780 yields the protein MRIRKGNQVEVWTQDAASPVGAWRVGEVTWGNGHSYTLRWHDGGEVSGRISRKSVRPRPPPAPVPRDLDAGDMVEVFDDDDCLWKCAEVQGAAADGDRRFKLKIVGAAKVLTVPPQRLRMRQVLRDDDVWVKLHKDNQIAVPSAMPFHTNGVSVDMGTGKGKGGYEPMRPGFTPLLQKRSFGMLGSTSNTIINGNRFEDTTKRFCAKEEPRYEAEVIVPNVFLNKQDEMSNEYCDVVGAGSNSDVDQQQHIENEVDIEGSDSESASSSDGSSSSSSNSDSRTRSMESGEDCAAARASRPCNDQKVDQLQTREKEHCGSKAESREIERKTLNDQKATVQEHIHRLELEAYQNLMKAFHACGKVLSWQKMELLSDLRVHLHITNDEHLQVLNVILNRKGRFAGSQF from the exons atGAGGATCAGGAAAGGGAACcaggtggaggtgtggacgcAGGACGCGGCGTCGCCGGTGGGCGCGTGGCGCGTCGGGGAAGTCACGTGGGGCAACGGCCACTCGTATACCCTGCGGTggcacgacggcggcgaggtgtcCGGCCGCATCTCGAGGAAGTCGgtccggccgcgcccgccgcccgccccggtGCCGCGGGACCTGGACGCCGGGGACATGGTCGAGGtgttcgacgacgacgactgccTGTGGAAGTGCGCGGAGGtccagggcgccgccgccgacggcgaccgcCGGTTCAAGCTCAAGATCGTCGGCGCGGCCAAGGTCCTGACGGTCCCGCCGCAAAGGCTCCGCATGCGTCAGGTTCTCAGGGACGACGACGTCTGGGTCAAGCTCCACAAG GACAACCAGATCGCCGTCCCGAGCGCGATGCCGTTTCACACTAATGGTGTAAGCGTTGACATGGGCACGGGCAAAGGCAAAGGCGGCTACGAGCCCATGCGGCCAGGCTTCACACCGCTGTTGCAGAAGAGGAGCTTCGGCATGTTGGGTTCTACTTCCAACACAATCATCAACGGCAATAGATTTGAGGACACCACCAAGAGGTTTTGCGCCAAGGAAGAGCCCAGATATGAAGCAGAAGTGATAGTCCCAAACGTGTTCCTGAACAAGCAGGATGAGATGAGCAATGAATATTGTGATGTGGTTGGAGCAGGCAGTAATTCTGATGTTGACCAGCAGCAGCACATTGAGAACGAAGTGGACATCGAAGGAAGCGATAGTGAGTCTGCCTCATCCTCGGatggcagcagcagtagcagcagtaaCAGCGACAGCAGAACCAGGAGCATGGAATCCGGTGAGGATTGCGCAGCAGCTCGTGCAAGCAGGCCTTGTAACGATCAGAAGGTCGATCAGCTGCAAACCAGAGAGAAAGAACATTGTGGCAGCAAAGCTGAATCACGTGAGATTGAACGCAAGACCCTGAATGATCAGAAGGCGACGGTGCAGGAACACATCCACCGTCTGGAGCTGGAGGCCTACCAAAATCTGATGAAGGCGTTCCATGCATGCGGCAAGGTGCTGAGCTGGCAGAAGATGGAACTGCTCAGTGACCTTCGGGTGCATCTCCATATCACGAACGATGAGCACCTGCAGGTGCTTAATGTGATCTTGAACCGCAAGGGTAGATTTGCAGGATCTCAATTCTGA